The Jeotgalibacillus haloalkalitolerans DNA segment ACCACTCCACGATTGTTTTCGGAAGCTTTGTTCCTTCATCCAGACCAATCCGCTTCGCAAGCGTACCTGCTACAGTGTTTCTGACAACCACTTCAATTGGAATGATCTCCACTGCCTTTACCAGCTGTTCATGATCAGAGATCTTTTTGATAAAGTGAGACTCAATGCCTTCTGCCTTCAGCTTTTCAAAAAGAAGACTTGTAATCAGGTTATTCAGTACGCCTTTTCCGGCAATCGTTTCTTTCTTTTCACCGTTAAATGCAGTAGCTGAGTCTTTGTATTCAATCCATAGAACGTCTTTTTGATCTGTCTGATAGAGTCGTTTTGCTTTACCTTCGTAGAGGAGCTGTTCTTTTTTCAACTGGATTTCATCCTTTCGAATGTCGGAATATTGGGATTATTTACTTTGCAACCAGCTGATTTCCGCTTCAGGCGGACGCTTTCCGCGCGGCCGGCGGTGAGCCTCTTCGGCGCAAGCGCCTGCGGGGTCTCACCTGTCCGGCTTCTCGCGCTGGAGTCGCCGCCTGCAGAGAGAATCAGCTTTTGTAAGCAATTAAAACGTCAGCTTCTATTTGTATTTATAAAAGTCCGATACGCTTAAACACTGTGTCTACGTGCTGCAGGTGATAAGTGTAGTCGAAGCAGTCTTCGATTTCTGCCGGTGACAGTTTTGATGTGATTTTTTCTTCCGCTTCAACGAGTTCACGGAAGTGCACCTGCTTTTCCCACGCTTCCATTGCTTTTGGCTGGACTGTGTCATAGGCTTCTTCGCGTGAAAGACCTTTGTCAATCAGTGCAAGCAGGACGCGCTGTGAGTAGATCAGACCGAGTGTGCGGTCCATGTTGCGCTTCATATTTTCAGGGAACACTGTCAGGTTTTTCACAATGTTTCCGAAACGGTTCAGCATGTAATTTAATGCGATTGTTGCATCCGGCAAAATGACACGTTCAGCTGAAGAGTGTGAAATATCACGCTCATGCCATAGCGGAACATTTTCATAGGCTGTCTGCATGTAGCCGCGGATCAGACGTGCAAGTCCTGTCATATTTTCAGAACCGATCGGATTCCGTTTGTGTGGCATTGCAGAAGACCCTTTTTGACCTTTCGCAAAGAATTCTTCTACTTCACGTGTTTCACTCTTTTGAAGGCTGCGGACTTCTACAGCGAACTTTTCAATAGACGTCGCGATCAGGGCAAGTGTTGCCATATAATCTGCGTGGCGGTCTCGCTGCAGTGTCTGTGTTGAAACCGGTGCAGGTGTTAAGCCGAGCTTTTCACATACATAAGATTCAACAAACGGGTCGATATTTGCATACGTGCCGACTGCGCCTGACATCTTACCAAATTCAACGCCGGCTGCTGCGCGCTTGAAACGGTCAAGGTTACGCTTCATTTCTTCGTACCAGAGTGCAAGCTTCAATCCGAAAGTCGTCGGTTCAGCATGAACACCATGTGTACGACCCATCATCACTGTATCTTTATGTTCTTTCGCTTTCTCAGCTAAAATCTCTACAAAGCGCTCAAGGTCAGCAAGCAGAATTTCATTCGCCTGTCTTAGCAGGTATGAAAGTGCAGTATCTACAACGTCTGTTGAAGTCAGCCCGTAGTGTACCCACTTCTTTTCATCACCAAGTGTTTCAGAAACCGCTCTTGTAAATGCCACTACGTCATGGCGCGTTTCTTCCTCAATCGCTTTAATGCGGTCCACATCAAATGATGCATTCTCACGGATTTTCTGTACATCCTCTTTTGGAATGTCACCAAGCTCTGACCATGCCTCACATGCCAGAATTTCCACCTCAAGCCATGCTTCAAAGCGGTTCTGCTCAGTCCAAATCGCACCCATCTCAGGTCGCGTATACCGTTCAATCATTGTTGTGCCTCCTTGACCGGGCTCCAGACGCCTGATGCTTCAATTTCTTTCAGCGTCTTTTCAATATCATCTGTCAGTATTGTGATATGCCCCATTTTCCTGTTTGTTTTTGCTTCGTCTTTCCCATATAAATGAAGTGACCAGTGTGGGTAATGCGCAATGGCATCTAACGCCGGCTCAACATGCTGACCAAGTAAATTCACCATCACAGCAGACTTTAAAAGATCTGATGACGGCAGCGGCCAGTTCGTAATTGACCTGATGTGCTGATGGAACTGTGATGAAGAGCTTGCTTCTATTGAATAGTGACCTGAATTATGAGGTCTTGGTGCAAGTTCATTCACATAAAGCTCTCCGGCTTTTCCAACAAACATTTCAACTGCAAGCGTCCCGATCAACTGGAGCTGATCAGCCACCTGCTCTGCCAGCCTGATTGCATTGGCTTTCACTTCCTCACTCACTCTAGCGGGCACAATAGAAGTATGCAGTATCTGATGCTCGTGAATGTTCTCAGCAATTGGCTGTGTAACAGTCTCACCTTTTTCATTGCGGTGAATGATGACTGAAATCTCACAGTCAAAATCAACAAAAGCTTCTAATATACATGTCCCATTAAGTTTGATCAGCTGTGCTGCTTCCGGCAGATCCTCTTCACTTTCAAGCTTTACC contains these protein-coding regions:
- the purK gene encoding 5-(carboxyamino)imidazole ribonucleotide synthase translates to MKQMILPPAVIGIIGGGQLGRMMALAAKEAGFKIAVLDPSENGPCAQVADYVIQTAYDDEKGLAELAELSDVITYEFENIDYESLKRLSGKAHVPQGAELIRITQNRQFEKDTLTKADVPTASYKIIENEQQLYDMIGTFVFPMLLKTITGGYDGKGQVKLESEEDLPEAAQLIKLNGTCILEAFVDFDCEISVIIHRNEKGETVTQPIAENIHEHQILHTSIVPARVSEEVKANAIRLAEQVADQLQLIGTLAVEMFVGKAGELYVNELAPRPHNSGHYSIEASSSSQFHQHIRSITNWPLPSSDLLKSAVMVNLLGQHVEPALDAIAHYPHWSLHLYGKDEAKTNRKMGHITILTDDIEKTLKEIEASGVWSPVKEAQQ
- the purB gene encoding adenylosuccinate lyase, with amino-acid sequence MIERYTRPEMGAIWTEQNRFEAWLEVEILACEAWSELGDIPKEDVQKIRENASFDVDRIKAIEEETRHDVVAFTRAVSETLGDEKKWVHYGLTSTDVVDTALSYLLRQANEILLADLERFVEILAEKAKEHKDTVMMGRTHGVHAEPTTFGLKLALWYEEMKRNLDRFKRAAAGVEFGKMSGAVGTYANIDPFVESYVCEKLGLTPAPVSTQTLQRDRHADYMATLALIATSIEKFAVEVRSLQKSETREVEEFFAKGQKGSSAMPHKRNPIGSENMTGLARLIRGYMQTAYENVPLWHERDISHSSAERVILPDATIALNYMLNRFGNIVKNLTVFPENMKRNMDRTLGLIYSQRVLLALIDKGLSREEAYDTVQPKAMEAWEKQVHFRELVEAEEKITSKLSPAEIEDCFDYTYHLQHVDTVFKRIGLL
- the purC gene encoding phosphoribosylaminoimidazolesuccinocarboxamide synthase encodes the protein MKKEQLLYEGKAKRLYQTDQKDVLWIEYKDSATAFNGEKKETIAGKGVLNNLITSLLFEKLKAEGIESHFIKKISDHEQLVKAVEIIPIEVVVRNTVAGTLAKRIGLDEGTKLPKTIVEWYYKDDDLGDPLINEDHIDVLGLASAEELSLLKEKGLQVNQVMTAFFKEIGLDLIDFKLEFGRDENGQVLLADEISPDTCRLWDIKTGEKMDKDVFRRNLGSLTEAYEKVLNRLGGVKS